Proteins from a genomic interval of Pseudomonas silesiensis:
- a CDS encoding MucB/RseB C-terminal domain-containing protein: MRSIPLLTLLLGGWFIVPAHADEAQDWLTRLGQAEQQQSFHGTFVYERNGSFSTHNIWHRVQDGKVHERLLQLDGSAQEVVRIDGQTQCVSGTLIAGLGDTPNSTARALDPQKLKNWYDLAVIGKSRVAGRSAVIISLTPRDQHRYGFELHLDKETGLPLKSLLLNDKGQLLERFQFTQLDTTDMPADKDVQPGDDCKAVAVVSDKASAAKVAQAWHSDWLPPGFELTSSTTRKDPETKAQVNSLMYGDGLARFSVFLEPLNGATVIDTRVQLGPTVAVSRRLSTSEGEMMVTVVGEIPAGTAERIALSMRSDSAATSKQ, from the coding sequence ATGCGCTCCATACCTCTACTTACGCTTCTGCTCGGTGGCTGGTTCATTGTTCCAGCCCATGCCGATGAAGCCCAGGACTGGTTGACCCGTCTGGGCCAGGCCGAGCAACAGCAAAGCTTTCACGGTACATTCGTCTACGAGCGTAACGGTAGTTTTTCTACCCACAACATCTGGCACCGCGTCCAGGATGGCAAGGTCCACGAGCGTTTACTCCAGCTCGATGGCTCGGCCCAGGAAGTCGTGCGCATTGATGGACAGACTCAATGCGTCAGCGGCACCCTGATTGCAGGACTCGGGGACACCCCGAATTCCACTGCTCGTGCACTCGATCCTCAAAAGCTCAAGAATTGGTATGACCTTGCCGTCATTGGCAAGTCGCGTGTGGCCGGGCGTTCGGCAGTGATCATTTCCCTGACGCCTCGAGACCAGCATCGCTATGGATTCGAACTGCATCTGGATAAAGAAACCGGCCTGCCTCTCAAGTCATTGTTGCTCAATGACAAAGGGCAGTTGCTGGAGCGATTCCAGTTCACGCAGCTCGATACCACTGACATGCCGGCAGACAAAGACGTGCAGCCGGGCGATGACTGCAAGGCCGTTGCTGTCGTTAGCGACAAGGCCTCCGCCGCCAAGGTTGCCCAGGCCTGGCATTCGGACTGGTTGCCGCCCGGTTTCGAGCTGACCAGCAGCACCACGCGCAAGGATCCCGAGACCAAGGCGCAGGTCAATAGCCTGATGTATGGCGACGGCCTTGCCCGTTTCTCGGTCTTTCTAGAGCCATTGAATGGCGCAACCGTCATCGATACTCGCGTCCAGTTAGGCCCTACCGTGGCTGTATCCCGACGCTTGAGTACCTCTGAAGGCGAAATGATGGTCACCGTGGTCGGTGAAATTCCCGCCGGCACCGCTGAACGCATTGCGCTGTCCATGCGTAGCGATAGTGCTGCCACCAGCAAGCAGTGA
- a CDS encoding RseA family anti-sigma factor, translated as MSREALQESLSAVMDNEADELELRRVLNAFDDVETRETWARYQIARAVMHKDLLLPRLDIAAAVSAALAEEAVPAKASRGPWRSLGRLAVAASVTVAVLAGVRLYNQDEIAGVELAQQSTQQGLAAPQVKGPAVLAGYSESSDATGPMANGVLQGQPGWHDQRLPGYLRQHAQQAALKGTESALPYARAASLENR; from the coding sequence ATGAGTCGTGAAGCCCTGCAGGAATCGCTGTCCGCGGTGATGGATAACGAAGCGGACGAACTGGAATTGCGTCGGGTACTGAATGCCTTTGACGATGTTGAAACCCGTGAAACGTGGGCTCGTTATCAAATCGCTCGGGCAGTGATGCACAAGGATCTGCTGCTTCCACGCCTGGACATTGCCGCGGCAGTTTCCGCTGCGTTGGCGGAAGAAGCGGTACCGGCAAAAGCTTCCCGTGGTCCATGGCGCAGCCTGGGTCGCCTGGCAGTCGCCGCTTCGGTCACCGTTGCAGTATTGGCAGGTGTTCGTCTGTACAACCAGGACGAGATCGCCGGTGTCGAACTGGCCCAGCAATCCACTCAGCAAGGCCTGGCCGCTCCTCAGGTCAAGGGTCCAGCTGTTTTGGCAGGCTATAGTGAGAGTTCGGATGCCACCGGTCCCATGGCCAATGGCGTATTGCAAGGCCAGCCAGGCTGGCACGATCAGCGTTTGCCAGGCTACTTGCGCCAACATGCTCAGCAGGCCGCACTGAAAGGTACTGAAAGCGCGTTGCCGTACGCTCGTGCAGCAAGTCTGGAAAACCGTTAA
- the rpoE gene encoding RNA polymerase sigma factor RpoE, with protein MLTQEEDQQLVERVQRGDKRAFDLLVLKYQHKILGLIVRFVHDTHEAQDVAQEAFIKAYRALGNFRGDSAFYTWLYRIAINTAKNYLVSRGRRPPDSDVSSEDAEFYDGDHGLKDLESPERALLRDEIEGTVHRTIQQLPEDLRTALTLREFDGLSYEDIAAVMQCPVGTVRSRIFRAREAIDKALQPLLQEN; from the coding sequence ATGCTAACCCAGGAAGAGGATCAGCAGCTGGTCGAACGCGTTCAGCGCGGCGACAAGCGAGCTTTCGATCTGCTAGTGCTGAAATACCAGCACAAAATTCTCGGGTTGATCGTGCGATTCGTGCACGACACCCATGAAGCCCAGGATGTGGCACAGGAAGCCTTCATCAAGGCGTACCGTGCACTTGGAAATTTTCGCGGAGACAGCGCGTTTTATACGTGGCTTTACCGCATCGCCATTAACACGGCGAAAAACTATCTGGTTTCACGCGGCCGCCGGCCGCCTGATAGCGATGTCAGTTCCGAGGATGCAGAGTTCTACGATGGCGATCATGGCCTCAAGGATCTCGAGTCGCCAGAGCGTGCATTGCTGCGCGATGAGATCGAAGGCACTGTCCATCGAACCATCCAGCAACTTCCAGAAGATTTGCGTACGGCTTTAACTTTACGTGAATTCGATGGTCTGAGTTACGAGGACATTGCAGCCGTCATGCAATGTCCGGTGGGTACCGTGCGCTCCCGGATCTTCCGCGCTCGGGAAGCCATCGATAAAGCCCTGCAGCCGTTGTTGCAGGAAAACTGA
- the nadB gene encoding L-aspartate oxidase: MSQQFQHDVLVIGSGAAGLSLALTLPDHLRIAVLSKGDLANGSTFWAQGGVAAVLDDTDTVESHVDDTLNAGGGLCHEDAVRFTVEHSKEAIQWLIDQGVPFTRDEQSGTEDGGFEFHLTREGGHSHRRIIHAADATGAAIFRTLLDKARQRPNIELLEQRVAIDLITEKRLGLEGDRCLGAYVLNRGTGEVDTYGARFVILASGGAAKVYLYTSNPDGACGDGIAMAWRSGCRVANLEFNQFHPTCLYHPQAKSFLVTEALRGEGAHLKLPNGERFMQRFDPRAELAPRDIVARAIDHEMKRLGVDCVYLDISHKPEAFIKAHFPTVYERCLEFSIDITKQPIPVVPAAHYTCGGVMVDQQGRTDVPGLYAIGETSFTGLHGANRMASNSLLECFVYARSAAADILEQLPLVSIPVALPVWDASQVTDSDEDVIIAHNWDELRRFMWDYVGIVRTNKRLQRAQHRVRLLLDEIDEFYSNYKVSRDLIELRNLAQVAELMIQSAMERKESRGLHYTLDYPNMLPDALDTILVPPTYVD; encoded by the coding sequence ATGAGCCAACAGTTTCAACATGATGTTCTGGTAATTGGCAGCGGCGCTGCCGGCTTGAGCCTTGCGCTGACCTTGCCCGATCATCTGCGCATCGCCGTCCTGAGCAAAGGCGACCTCGCCAATGGCTCGACGTTCTGGGCCCAGGGCGGCGTCGCAGCCGTCCTGGATGACACCGACACCGTTGAATCCCACGTCGATGACACGCTCAATGCCGGCGGCGGCCTGTGTCACGAAGACGCCGTGCGCTTTACTGTCGAGCACAGTAAAGAGGCGATTCAATGGTTGATCGACCAGGGCGTGCCGTTCACTCGCGACGAACAGTCAGGCACCGAGGACGGTGGCTTCGAGTTTCACCTGACCCGTGAAGGGGGTCACAGTCACAGGCGCATCATCCATGCCGCCGATGCCACCGGCGCCGCGATTTTCAGGACCTTGCTCGACAAGGCCCGGCAGCGACCGAACATCGAACTGCTGGAACAGCGGGTCGCGATCGACCTGATCACCGAAAAACGCCTGGGCCTTGAAGGCGACCGTTGCCTCGGCGCCTACGTGCTCAATCGGGGCACCGGAGAAGTCGACACCTACGGTGCGCGCTTTGTGATCCTCGCGTCCGGCGGCGCCGCCAAGGTCTACCTCTATACCAGCAACCCCGACGGCGCCTGTGGTGATGGCATCGCCATGGCCTGGCGTTCCGGCTGCCGGGTGGCGAACCTGGAATTCAACCAGTTCCACCCCACCTGCCTCTATCATCCGCAAGCCAAGAGTTTCCTGGTCACCGAAGCCCTGCGCGGCGAGGGTGCGCATTTGAAGCTGCCCAACGGCGAACGCTTCATGCAGCGCTTCGACCCACGCGCCGAACTGGCCCCCCGGGACATCGTCGCCCGGGCCATCGACCATGAAATGAAGCGCCTGGGTGTCGATTGCGTTTATCTGGACATCAGCCATAAGCCCGAAGCCTTCATCAAGGCTCATTTCCCGACGGTGTACGAGCGCTGCCTCGAGTTTTCCATCGACATCACCAAGCAACCGATTCCGGTGGTTCCGGCGGCGCACTACACCTGCGGCGGCGTGATGGTCGATCAGCAGGGCCGCACAGACGTGCCAGGCCTGTACGCCATCGGCGAGACCAGTTTCACCGGCCTGCACGGTGCCAACCGCATGGCCAGCAACTCCCTGCTGGAATGCTTCGTTTATGCGCGCTCGGCGGCGGCGGACATTCTTGAGCAATTGCCCCTGGTGTCGATTCCTGTCGCCCTGCCCGTCTGGGATGCGAGCCAGGTCACCGATTCCGACGAAGACGTGATCATTGCGCACAACTGGGATGAGCTGCGGCGATTCATGTGGGACTACGTGGGTATCGTGCGCACCAACAAGCGCCTGCAACGGGCCCAGCACCGTGTGCGACTGCTGCTGGACGAAATCGACGAGTTCTACAGCAATTACAAGGTCAGTCGCGACCTGATCGAGTTGCGCAACCTGGCCCAGGTGGCCGAGCTGATGATCCAGTCAGCCATGGAGCGCAAGGAAAGTCGCGGCCTGCATTACACCCTCGACTACCCGAACATGCTGCCAGATGCCCTGGACACTATTCTGGTGCCGCCCACCTACGTCGACTGA
- a CDS encoding protein YgfX: MSSPSNSFECRWQASRQLLAVYLSAQLFALAALFLLSIPLWATLLGASLCVAHGVWALPRQILLTHPRAFRGLRRDGDGWQLWNQAAGWQPVQLRPDSLALPLIVVLRFRLRGERYDRSICVPRDSQAADLHRRLRVRLKFSRRRWAAPE, translated from the coding sequence GTGTCCAGCCCAAGTAACTCGTTCGAATGCCGCTGGCAGGCCTCACGGCAGCTGCTGGCGGTGTATCTGTCGGCCCAGCTGTTCGCGCTGGCTGCGTTGTTTCTTCTGTCTATACCGCTCTGGGCCACTCTGCTCGGCGCTTCGCTGTGCGTGGCTCATGGCGTGTGGGCGTTGCCACGGCAGATTCTGCTGACGCATCCCCGGGCGTTTCGCGGCTTGCGTCGCGATGGGGATGGCTGGCAACTGTGGAACCAGGCAGCGGGCTGGCAACCGGTGCAACTGCGGCCGGACAGCCTGGCGCTGCCCTTGATCGTGGTGCTGCGTTTTCGCCTGCGGGGTGAGCGGTATGACCGATCGATCTGTGTGCCCCGGGACTCGCAGGCGGCGGATCTGCACCGACGCCTGCGGGTCCGGCTCAAGTTCAGTCGACGTAGGTGGGCGGCACCAGAATAG
- a CDS encoding succinate dehydrogenase assembly factor 2: protein MVEAVELNRLYWHSRRGMLELDVLLVPFVKEVYPHLNEVDRACYVRLLECEDQDMFGWFMERAESEDPELQRMVRMILDRVQPK, encoded by the coding sequence ATGGTCGAAGCTGTTGAACTGAATCGCCTCTACTGGCACAGCCGTCGCGGCATGCTTGAACTTGACGTGTTGCTGGTGCCGTTCGTGAAAGAGGTTTATCCGCACCTCAACGAAGTTGACCGTGCCTGCTACGTCAGGCTGCTCGAATGCGAAGATCAGGACATGTTCGGCTGGTTCATGGAACGCGCCGAATCGGAAGATCCGGAGCTGCAGCGCATGGTGCGCATGATCCTGGATCGTGTCCAGCCCAAGTAA
- a CDS encoding YgfZ/GcvT domain-containing protein: protein MADSAFFCTLSHEGVLAVRGADAGKFLQGQLTCNLDYLGDTRASLGARCTQKGRMQSSFRILLEGDGVLMAMATELLEPQLADLKKYAVFSKSKLTDESAAWVRFGIEQGDAALRGLGLELPAETDSVVRNGGLVAIRVSPDRVELWAPADQADVLKGKLSALLAEGDLNQWLLGQVRAGIGQVMPGTRELFIPQMLNLQAVGGVSFKKGCYTGQEIVARMQYLGKLKRRLYRLSLDAGELPQPGTPLFSPTHGSAIGEVVLAARTAQNIELLAVLQAEAAEGGDIHLGALEGPALHLLDLPYQLDRDREIQR, encoded by the coding sequence ATGGCCGATTCTGCTTTTTTCTGCACCCTGTCTCACGAAGGCGTTCTCGCGGTCCGCGGCGCGGATGCGGGTAAATTCCTGCAAGGTCAGTTGACCTGCAACCTTGACTACCTGGGCGACACCCGGGCCAGCCTTGGCGCGCGCTGCACGCAGAAAGGCCGGATGCAGTCGAGTTTCCGCATCCTGCTCGAAGGTGACGGCGTGCTGATGGCCATGGCCACCGAACTGCTGGAACCGCAACTGGCGGACCTGAAAAAGTACGCAGTGTTCTCCAAATCGAAACTGACCGATGAAAGCGCCGCCTGGGTGCGCTTCGGCATCGAGCAGGGCGATGCCGCACTGCGCGGCCTGGGCCTTGAGTTGCCGGCAGAAACCGACAGCGTCGTGCGCAATGGCGGGCTGGTTGCCATCCGCGTTTCCCCTGATCGCGTCGAACTCTGGGCCCCCGCCGATCAAGCGGACGTCCTCAAGGGCAAACTCTCGGCGCTGCTGGCCGAAGGCGATCTGAATCAGTGGCTGCTGGGCCAGGTCCGCGCAGGCATCGGTCAGGTCATGCCGGGCACGCGTGAACTGTTCATCCCGCAGATGCTTAACCTGCAGGCAGTCGGTGGTGTGAGCTTCAAGAAAGGTTGTTACACCGGCCAGGAAATCGTTGCGCGGATGCAGTACCTGGGCAAACTCAAGCGCCGCTTGTATCGCCTGAGCCTGGATGCCGGGGAATTGCCGCAACCCGGTACGCCGCTGTTTTCGCCGACCCATGGCAGCGCTATTGGCGAAGTGGTGCTGGCCGCCCGCACCGCGCAAAACATTGAACTCCTGGCGGTGCTGCAGGCCGAAGCAGCAGAAGGTGGCGATATTCATCTGGGCGCGCTCGAAGGGCCCGCCCTGCACCTGCTCGACCTGCCTTATCAACTGGATCGCGATCGCGAAATCCAGCGCTGA
- a CDS encoding HDOD domain-containing protein → MSNLADKVQQDLVAAIDNDDLVLPTLPEVALQIRKAAEDPEISVSTLSKVIARDTALSARLIKVVNSPLLRATREVTDLHTAITRLGVNYSSNLAIGLVMEQIFHARSEVVEQKMRDVWRKSLEIAGISYALCRRYTQLKPDQAALGGLVHQIGVLPILTYAEEHNELLSDSISLNHVIDQIHPLIGDKLLRVWEFPEMLMQLPGKYLDFERQSVRVDYVDLVQVACLFCYRGTDHPLGGIDASSVPALKKLGIDLENEVQCRALEESRSMFY, encoded by the coding sequence ATGAGCAATCTGGCGGATAAGGTCCAACAGGATTTGGTTGCGGCCATCGATAACGATGACCTGGTTCTGCCAACGTTACCGGAAGTGGCCTTGCAGATTCGCAAGGCCGCCGAAGACCCGGAAATCAGCGTCAGCACCCTCAGTAAAGTGATCGCCCGGGATACCGCGTTGTCGGCGCGCCTGATCAAAGTGGTCAATAGCCCGCTGCTGCGCGCGACCCGGGAAGTCACTGACCTGCACACGGCGATCACTCGCCTGGGTGTCAATTACAGCAGCAACCTGGCGATCGGCCTGGTGATGGAGCAGATTTTCCATGCCCGCTCCGAGGTCGTGGAACAGAAAATGCGCGACGTCTGGCGCAAAAGCCTGGAAATCGCCGGGATCAGTTACGCGCTGTGCCGCCGTTACACCCAACTCAAACCCGACCAGGCCGCACTCGGCGGGCTGGTGCATCAGATCGGCGTGCTGCCGATCCTGACCTACGCCGAAGAACACAATGAACTGTTGTCCGACTCGATCAGCCTGAACCATGTGATCGACCAGATCCATCCATTGATCGGCGACAAACTGCTCAGGGTCTGGGAGTTTCCGGAGATGCTGATGCAGTTGCCCGGGAAGTACCTGGACTTCGAGCGCCAGTCGGTGCGGGTCGATTATGTCGACCTGGTGCAGGTGGCGTGCCTGTTTTGCTACAGGGGCACGGACCACCCGCTTGGCGGAATCGACGCGTCCAGCGTGCCGGCGCTCAAGAAGCTGGGAATCGATCTGGAGAACGAGGTGCAATGCAGGGCGCTGGAAGAATCGCGGTCGATGTTTTATTGA
- a CDS encoding sensor histidine kinase — protein MHKPSSLRWRLLWNLALLLVVLMLASGLSAYWNGREAADTAYDRTLLASARTIAAGVSQRDGSLSADVPYVALDTFAYDSAGRIFYLVNDINQKLISGYENLPPPPPGTPRTDDYPALARFYNAKYQGQNVRVVSLLKPVSEPNMNGMAEIRVAETDEARVSMARSLAADTLLRLGMLAIGALLMVWFAVSAALRPLERLRTAVEERQPDDLRPLPLVEVQHELWPLVRALNHFTERLRGQFERQAQFIADAAHELRTPLAALKARLELGLRSTEPQTWRSTLETAAQGTDRLTHLANQLLSLARVENGARAIAEGGAQLLDLSQLARELGMAMAPLAHKRGVALALEADEPVWLRGEPTLLNELLSNLVDNALAHTPPGGNVILRVTAPAVLEVEDDGPGIPLEERDRVFERFYRRNQQVAGSGLGLAIVGEICRAHLAQISLHDGEQAGLKVRVSFIAGD, from the coding sequence ATGCATAAGCCCAGCAGCCTGCGCTGGCGGTTGCTGTGGAACCTCGCGCTGTTGCTGGTGGTGTTGATGCTGGCCAGTGGCTTGAGTGCCTACTGGAACGGTCGCGAAGCCGCCGACACCGCCTATGACCGGACGTTGCTGGCCTCGGCCCGGACCATCGCCGCCGGGGTGTCCCAGCGCGATGGCAGCCTCAGTGCCGATGTGCCCTACGTGGCCCTCGATACCTTTGCCTACGACAGCGCGGGACGGATTTTCTACCTGGTCAACGACATCAACCAGAAGCTGATTTCCGGCTACGAAAACCTGCCGCCACCGCCGCCGGGTACACCGCGCACGGACGACTACCCGGCGCTGGCACGCTTCTACAACGCTAAATACCAGGGGCAGAACGTACGGGTGGTCAGCCTGCTCAAGCCCGTGAGCGAGCCGAACATGAACGGCATGGCGGAAATCCGCGTCGCGGAAACCGACGAAGCGCGGGTCAGCATGGCGCGCAGCCTGGCGGCGGACACCTTGCTGCGCCTGGGCATGCTGGCGATCGGTGCGTTGTTAATGGTGTGGTTCGCGGTCAGCGCGGCCCTGCGCCCGCTGGAGCGCTTGCGCACGGCGGTGGAAGAGCGTCAGCCCGATGATTTGCGGCCGTTGCCGCTGGTGGAAGTGCAACACGAGTTGTGGCCGCTGGTGCGTGCGCTCAATCATTTCACCGAACGCCTGCGCGGGCAGTTCGAGCGGCAGGCGCAGTTCATTGCCGATGCGGCCCATGAATTGCGTACGCCACTGGCGGCGCTCAAGGCCCGCCTCGAACTGGGCCTGCGCTCGACCGAGCCGCAGACCTGGCGCAGTACCCTGGAAACGGCGGCCCAAGGCACGGATCGCTTGACCCATCTGGCGAACCAGCTGCTGTCCCTGGCACGGGTGGAGAATGGCGCGCGGGCAATCGCCGAGGGCGGCGCACAGCTGCTGGACCTCAGCCAGTTGGCGCGCGAACTCGGCATGGCGATGGCGCCATTGGCGCACAAGCGTGGCGTGGCACTGGCGCTGGAAGCGGATGAACCGGTGTGGCTGCGCGGAGAACCGACGCTGTTGAATGAATTGCTCAGCAATCTGGTGGATAACGCCCTGGCCCACACGCCTCCGGGCGGCAATGTGATTTTGCGGGTGACCGCGCCGGCCGTGCTGGAGGTGGAGGACGATGGCCCCGGGATCCCGCTTGAAGAGCGCGATCGGGTGTTCGAGCGTTTCTATCGACGCAATCAGCAGGTGGCCGGATCAGGGTTGGGCCTGGCGATTGTCGGCGAAATCTGCCGCGCACATCTGGCGCAGATCAGCTTGCATGATGGCGAGCAGGCGGGGTTGAAGGTGCGGGTGAGTTTTATTGCCGGAGATTGA
- a CDS encoding response regulator, producing the protein MRVLLVEDHLQLAESVAQALKSTGLTVDVLHDGVAADLALSSEEYAMAILDVGLPRMDGFEVLARLRARGKNLPVLMLTARSDVKDRVHGLNLGADDYLAKPFELTELEARVKALLRRSVLGGERQQTCGVLAYDLDTRRFTLGDELLTLTSREQAVLEALIARPGRVMSKEQLAAQVFGLDEEASPDAIEIYVHRLRKKLDGQPVAIVTFRGLGYLLESRDA; encoded by the coding sequence ATGCGTGTTCTGCTCGTCGAAGACCATCTGCAGCTGGCTGAAAGTGTCGCCCAGGCGCTCAAGAGCACTGGCCTGACCGTGGACGTGCTGCATGACGGCGTGGCGGCCGACCTGGCCTTGAGCAGCGAGGAATACGCCATGGCGATCCTCGATGTCGGCCTGCCGCGCATGGACGGTTTTGAGGTGCTGGCGCGCCTGCGGGCCCGGGGCAAGAACCTGCCGGTGCTGATGTTGACGGCCCGCAGCGACGTCAAGGACCGGGTTCATGGCCTGAACCTCGGCGCCGACGACTACCTGGCCAAACCTTTCGAGCTGACCGAACTCGAAGCCCGGGTCAAAGCCTTGCTGCGCCGCAGTGTGCTCGGCGGCGAACGTCAGCAGACCTGCGGGGTGCTGGCTTATGACCTGGACACCCGGCGCTTTACCCTCGGCGATGAACTGCTGACCCTGACCTCCCGCGAGCAGGCGGTGCTCGAAGCCCTGATCGCCCGTCCCGGCCGGGTGATGAGCAAAGAACAATTGGCCGCCCAGGTGTTCGGCCTGGACGAAGAAGCGAGCCCCGACGCCATCGAGATCTACGTTCACCGCCTGCGCAAGAAACTCGACGGGCAACCGGTCGCCATCGTCACCTTCCGCGGTCTCGGCTATTTGCTGGAAAGCCGCGATGCATAA
- a CDS encoding Bug family tripartite tricarboxylate transporter substrate binding protein yields the protein MNRSLRRIALAAGCMLFAGQLMAEPKRPECIAPASPGGGFDLTCKLVQSALVNQKLLSKPMRVTYMPGGVGAVAYNAVVAQRPADAGTLVAWSSGSLLNLAQGKFGRFDENAVRWLAAVGTSYGAIAVKNDSPYKNLDDLVKALKKDPSTVVIGSGGTVGSQDWMQTALIAKAAGINPRDLRYVALEGGGEIATALLGGHIQVGSTDISDSMPHILSGDMRLLAVFSEKRLDEPEMKDIPTAKEQGYDIVWPVVRGFYLGPKVSDEDYAWWKDSFDKLLASDEFAKLRDQRELFPFAMTGPELDTYVKKQVADYKVLAKEFGLIQ from the coding sequence ATGAATCGATCACTGCGCCGTATCGCCCTCGCCGCCGGCTGCATGCTGTTTGCCGGCCAACTGATGGCCGAGCCCAAACGCCCGGAATGCATCGCCCCGGCCTCGCCAGGCGGCGGTTTCGACCTGACCTGCAAACTGGTGCAAAGCGCGCTAGTGAACCAGAAGTTGCTGAGCAAACCGATGCGCGTGACCTACATGCCCGGCGGTGTCGGCGCCGTGGCGTACAACGCCGTGGTGGCGCAACGTCCGGCCGACGCCGGGACGCTGGTCGCCTGGTCCAGCGGTTCGTTGCTGAACCTGGCCCAGGGCAAATTCGGTCGCTTCGATGAAAACGCCGTGCGCTGGCTGGCGGCGGTCGGCACCAGCTATGGCGCCATCGCGGTGAAAAACGACTCGCCATACAAAAACCTCGACGACCTGGTCAAGGCGTTGAAGAAAGACCCGAGTACCGTGGTCATCGGCTCCGGCGGCACTGTCGGCAGCCAGGACTGGATGCAGACCGCCCTGATCGCCAAGGCCGCCGGGATCAACCCGCGGGACTTGCGTTATGTCGCCCTCGAAGGCGGCGGTGAAATAGCCACCGCGTTGCTCGGCGGCCACATCCAGGTCGGCAGCACCGACATCTCCGACTCCATGCCGCATATCCTGAGCGGCGACATGCGTCTGCTGGCGGTGTTCTCCGAGAAGCGTCTGGACGAGCCGGAAATGAAGGACATCCCGACCGCCAAGGAGCAAGGCTACGACATCGTCTGGCCAGTGGTCCGCGGGTTCTACCTCGGGCCAAAGGTCAGCGACGAAGACTACGCCTGGTGGAAAGACTCTTTCGACAAACTGCTGGCTTCCGACGAGTTCGCCAAGCTGCGCGATCAGCGCGAACTCTTCCCGTTCGCCATGACCGGCCCGGAGCTGGACACCTACGTGAAGAAGCAGGTAGCGGACTACAAAGTGCTGGCCAAAGAGTTCGGCCTGATCCAGTGA
- a CDS encoding tripartite tricarboxylate transporter TctB family protein, which translates to MLLQRIFASVLLLACIGLALMAWPYQAAFSYEPVGPRAFPLLMLGLMGLGLLYMVFRPTPIIHSDDDPKLDRETLTKIGICVVLLLMFAGTFEPLGFIVASILIGVPMARLYGGRWLPSAVIISVMAVGLYLLFDKVMDVPLPLGVLDVLEN; encoded by the coding sequence ATGCTCTTACAACGCATTTTCGCTTCGGTGCTGTTGCTGGCCTGTATCGGCCTGGCACTGATGGCGTGGCCGTATCAAGCGGCTTTTTCCTACGAACCGGTGGGACCTCGGGCCTTTCCGCTGCTGATGCTCGGCCTGATGGGCCTTGGCCTGCTGTACATGGTGTTTCGCCCGACACCGATCATCCACAGTGATGACGACCCGAAACTGGACCGCGAAACCCTGACCAAAATCGGCATTTGTGTAGTGCTGTTGCTGATGTTCGCCGGGACTTTCGAACCCCTTGGTTTCATCGTCGCCAGCATTCTGATCGGAGTTCCCATGGCTCGCCTGTATGGCGGTCGCTGGCTGCCCAGTGCGGTGATTATCAGCGTGATGGCCGTCGGTCTTTATCTGCTGTTCGACAAAGTGATGGACGTGCCACTGCCGCTGGGCGTGCTCGACGTTCTGGAGAACTGA